From Crassaminicella indica, one genomic window encodes:
- a CDS encoding TRAP transporter permease — protein sequence MTNKKKKKESIVERKLVGKAALFVTILAIFTSLFHVWMNSASLMIAIKKNSIHLGLMLGLTFLMYPASKKSPKDRPSVLDWILCILGISIGMYIFFTYDSLVERSLIPNKCDYIFAVIAILLTLEAGRRTVGYILPILSICFILYAKFGYIFPGKLAHQGFSWSRILTRMYLTDAGIFGITLMVSASYVFMFILFGSFLSKTGTAKFFNDFALAFAGRLRGGPAQVAVMASGLMGTISGSSQANVATTGSFTIPLMKEVGYKPRFAGAVEAAASTGGILMPPIMGAASFMMASFLGIPYIKVMYAGIIPAIFYYFAIFTMVNFEAKKIGLKGMDKSQLPDIKKVIKNEGHLMIPIIIILILLIKGLTPLYAAFFGLIAVIITSMLRKSTRMNLKKFIEALEEGAKSAVPVATACGVVGFIVGVVSMTGLGQVVAYNIMQLSFGQLWLALTLVMIASIFLGMGLPASACYIITASIAAPALIKMGVEPLAAHFFAFYYGTLSAVVPPVALTSYTAAGIAGANPTEVAFSGFKLAFAGIMIPFMFVYSPILLMQNVVVWRLILAIVTGLLGIVSLGAAAENYFISSLRVYERILAFIAALLLVKPGIISDAIGIGLLILFVSLHYIRYKKAQETNVAL from the coding sequence ATGACAAATAAAAAAAAGAAAAAAGAATCAATAGTAGAAAGAAAGCTAGTAGGGAAAGCGGCTTTGTTTGTTACAATTTTAGCAATATTTACATCTTTATTTCATGTATGGATGAATAGTGCAAGTTTGATGATTGCTATTAAGAAAAATTCGATTCATTTAGGACTTATGTTAGGACTTACATTTTTAATGTATCCAGCATCAAAAAAATCACCAAAGGATAGACCGTCAGTGCTTGATTGGATTTTATGTATTCTAGGAATTAGCATAGGCATGTATATATTCTTTACTTATGATAGTCTTGTTGAAAGATCACTCATTCCAAACAAGTGTGATTATATATTTGCAGTTATAGCAATTCTTTTAACATTAGAAGCAGGAAGAAGAACAGTGGGATATATTTTGCCGATTCTTTCTATATGCTTTATATTGTATGCAAAATTTGGATATATTTTTCCAGGAAAGCTTGCTCATCAAGGATTTTCTTGGTCAAGAATATTAACAAGAATGTATTTAACAGATGCAGGTATTTTTGGAATTACCCTTATGGTATCTGCTTCTTATGTATTTATGTTTATTTTATTTGGTTCTTTCTTGAGCAAGACAGGAACTGCAAAGTTTTTCAATGATTTTGCTTTGGCCTTTGCAGGGAGACTAAGAGGAGGTCCTGCTCAGGTTGCAGTAATGGCTAGTGGATTAATGGGAACAATAAGTGGAAGTTCACAGGCGAATGTAGCTACTACTGGAAGCTTTACTATTCCCCTTATGAAGGAAGTTGGGTATAAGCCTAGATTTGCAGGAGCAGTTGAAGCTGCTGCGTCTACTGGAGGAATCCTTATGCCACCAATTATGGGTGCAGCATCTTTTATGATGGCATCTTTCTTAGGAATTCCATATATAAAGGTAATGTATGCAGGAATTATACCAGCAATATTCTATTATTTTGCTATTTTTACAATGGTAAATTTTGAGGCGAAAAAGATTGGATTAAAGGGAATGGATAAAAGCCAGCTACCAGACATTAAAAAGGTAATAAAAAATGAAGGACATTTGATGATCCCTATTATTATTATATTGATTTTATTGATTAAAGGTTTGACACCTCTATATGCAGCATTTTTTGGATTGATTGCAGTAATTATTACAAGTATGTTAAGGAAATCAACAAGGATGAACTTGAAAAAATTTATAGAAGCTTTAGAAGAAGGAGCAAAAAGTGCTGTTCCTGTTGCTACAGCATGTGGTGTTGTAGGGTTTATTGTTGGTGTAGTTTCTATGACAGGACTTGGACAAGTGGTTGCATATAATATTATGCAGCTTTCATTTGGACAATTATGGCTAGCACTAACTCTTGTTATGATAGCATCTATATTTTTGGGAATGGGTCTTCCTGCTTCGGCATGTTATATTATTACTGCAAGCATTGCTGCTCCAGCACTTATAAAAATGGGAGTTGAACCGTTAGCAGCTCATTTCTTTGCATTTTACTATGGTACTCTTTCAGCAGTAGTACCACCTGTAGCGCTTACATCTTATACTGCTGCAGGGATTGCAGGGGCAAATCCAACAGAGGTTGCTTTTAGTGGATTTAAGCTTGCCTTTGCAGGGATTATGATTCCATTTATGTTTGTATATTCTCCTATTTTATTGATGCAAAATGTGGTTGTATGGAGATTAATTTTGGCAATCGTTACAGGATTATTAGGGATAGTAAGTCTTGGAGCAGCAGCAGAAAATTATTTTATAAGTAGTCTGAGGGTATACGAAAGAATTTTAGCATTTATAGCAGCGTTATTATTAGTTAAACCGGGAATTATATCTGATGCAATAGGAATAGGATTACTAATTTTATTTGTGTCTTTACATTATATTCGATATAAAAAAGCACAGGAAACTAATGTTGCTTTATAA
- a CDS encoding divergent polysaccharide deacetylase family protein, translating to MFIVVTKKRLYKVIIALLIVCLLMICIFIKCRKNTKTNGEPVGYVVLVIDDLGYHGDGMEELLKLDIPITAAVMPFSPFTKSDAEAVHKAGIEVIMHVPMEPVVGKKEWLGPKGITCDLSDEEIKLRIKEGLDEIKYAVGMNNHMGSKATQDKRVMKAILEIAKENNLFFLDSKTNPNSIVADVANELDVICFERDVFLDNIKNQRAIEKQLKKLGNIALEKGYAIGIGHVGAEGGKVTINAIKNMYPILEKEGIKFVNLSKLKRNLH from the coding sequence ATGTTCATAGTTGTTACGAAAAAAAGATTGTATAAAGTAATTATAGCTTTACTAATTGTGTGTTTGTTGATGATATGTATTTTTATAAAATGCAGGAAGAATACAAAAACAAATGGAGAGCCAGTTGGATATGTAGTATTGGTGATTGATGATTTAGGTTATCATGGGGATGGAATGGAGGAGCTGTTAAAATTAGATATACCTATTACAGCTGCGGTAATGCCTTTTTCACCATTTACAAAGAGTGATGCAGAAGCTGTACATAAAGCAGGTATTGAGGTAATAATGCACGTACCAATGGAGCCAGTTGTTGGGAAAAAGGAATGGTTAGGACCGAAGGGAATTACTTGTGACTTATCTGATGAAGAAATAAAGCTTAGAATAAAAGAAGGATTAGATGAAATAAAATACGCTGTAGGGATGAATAATCATATGGGTTCAAAAGCTACACAAGATAAAAGAGTAATGAAGGCTATCCTAGAAATTGCAAAGGAGAATAATTTATTTTTTTTAGATAGCAAAACAAACCCTAATTCTATTGTAGCAGATGTAGCAAATGAATTAGATGTTATTTGCTTTGAAAGAGATGTATTTTTAGATAATATAAAAAATCAAAGGGCAATAGAAAAACAGTTGAAAAAACTTGGTAATATTGCTTTAGAAAAAGGGTATGCGATAGGAATAGGACATGTAGGAGCTGAAGGAGGAAAAGTAACAATCAATGCTATAAAAAATATGTATCCTATTTTAGAAAAAGAAGGAATTAAGTTTGTAAATTTATCAAAGTTAAAGAGAAATTTACATTAA
- a CDS encoding DUF3100 domain-containing protein produces the protein MEKKRLIEDELIETKNRSSIFTKLYISVLFIVIICEFIGIKKIAVGPGQIVLLPMLYAVIIGMVITPDLLGKPVKVLRTLISDEVMELAGTMVMFALLPLGVKYGTLVGPNIVKVVQAGPAFLLQELGNLGTVFIGLPLALCLGLKREAVGATVSICREPTLGVIGERYGINSPEGTGVLGTYMMGTIFGTIFFGLLGSFAPSTGIHPLALAMASGMGSGSMMTAASSALAETVPAMKDTILAYAATSNMLTGVTGLYCVVFIALPLSNYLYKKLAPKFDKKGGHADAN, from the coding sequence ATGGAAAAGAAAAGATTAATAGAAGATGAACTTATAGAAACAAAAAATAGAAGTTCAATATTTACAAAGCTTTATATTTCGGTATTATTCATTGTTATTATTTGTGAATTTATAGGCATTAAAAAGATTGCTGTTGGACCTGGACAGATTGTATTACTACCTATGTTGTATGCAGTAATTATAGGAATGGTTATTACACCTGATCTTTTAGGAAAACCAGTAAAAGTATTAAGAACATTGATTTCTGATGAAGTAATGGAGCTTGCTGGCACTATGGTTATGTTTGCACTCCTTCCATTGGGAGTAAAATATGGAACCTTAGTAGGACCAAATATTGTAAAGGTTGTACAAGCAGGACCAGCATTTTTACTTCAAGAGTTAGGAAATTTAGGAACTGTATTTATAGGACTTCCACTGGCACTTTGTTTAGGACTTAAGAGAGAAGCTGTAGGTGCAACGGTTAGTATATGTAGAGAGCCTACCCTTGGGGTAATCGGAGAAAGATATGGGATCAATTCTCCAGAGGGTACAGGAGTTTTAGGAACATATATGATGGGAACTATTTTTGGAACCATATTCTTTGGACTTTTAGGATCTTTTGCTCCTTCTACTGGAATTCATCCTTTAGCATTAGCTATGGCGTCTGGAATGGGAAGTGGAAGTATGATGACAGCAGCATCATCAGCACTTGCTGAAACAGTACCAGCCATGAAGGATACAATCCTTGCTTATGCAGCAACAAGTAATATGTTAACAGGTGTAACAGGTCTTTACTGTGTTGTATTTATTGCTTTACCATTATCAAATTATCTATATAAAAAATTAGCGCCAAAGTTTGATAAAAAAGGAGGTCATGCAGATGCTAACTAG
- a CDS encoding DUF4430 domain-containing protein — MKKIKSLITLLLVISMVFSSCGFSMAQGKDTDSKSNVVVIDGVKYKGYKGPVQGEIKYKEGRPANQNSKVYKASGDIESPYHVDLVVTTDFGHKKIYAKNVGLVKDEVGMEVLFRNLDIQTAYGGGFVNAINGIESKFTFYTGKNRKKQDWFYWVNGILAPVGIAEYRPSPDDVIWWDYHDWSITMFAPAVIGSYPQPFKNGFWGKNPGTVIMYTDGYKDEAEKLKASLIKQGVKKIDLAAYNPKALEKPKKYYILLGTWNKLAKKSKLMKDINRKNKLIGTYVKFEGGKLKALDFKGKTISSYDHAGAIYAYAAGIGSVNPIWMVTGTDDEWVNKALDVLINKPKSIDRYFSAVISKNGIENVPYVH; from the coding sequence GTGAAAAAAATAAAGAGCTTGATTACATTACTTCTTGTAATCTCAATGGTATTTTCTTCATGTGGATTTAGTATGGCACAGGGGAAGGATACGGATTCGAAATCGAATGTGGTAGTTATAGATGGTGTTAAATATAAGGGGTATAAAGGACCTGTACAAGGAGAAATCAAATATAAGGAAGGCAGGCCAGCAAATCAGAATTCAAAGGTATATAAAGCATCTGGTGATATTGAAAGTCCATATCATGTTGATTTAGTTGTAACTACTGATTTTGGTCATAAAAAAATATATGCAAAAAATGTTGGGCTTGTAAAAGATGAAGTTGGAATGGAAGTATTATTTAGAAATTTAGATATTCAAACTGCTTATGGTGGTGGGTTTGTGAATGCGATTAATGGGATTGAATCAAAGTTTACATTTTATACAGGAAAAAATAGAAAAAAACAAGATTGGTTTTATTGGGTAAATGGTATTTTGGCGCCAGTAGGTATAGCTGAATATAGACCAAGTCCAGACGATGTAATATGGTGGGATTATCATGATTGGAGTATAACTATGTTTGCACCAGCTGTGATTGGTTCTTATCCTCAGCCTTTTAAAAATGGATTCTGGGGGAAAAATCCAGGAACAGTTATTATGTATACAGATGGCTACAAAGACGAGGCAGAAAAATTAAAAGCGAGTCTTATAAAACAAGGGGTGAAAAAAATAGATTTGGCAGCTTACAATCCAAAAGCTTTAGAAAAGCCAAAGAAATATTATATATTATTAGGAACATGGAATAAACTAGCAAAAAAAAGCAAGCTAATGAAGGATATCAATAGAAAAAATAAATTAATTGGAACGTATGTGAAATTTGAAGGAGGAAAACTAAAAGCTTTAGATTTTAAAGGAAAGACTATTTCATCTTATGATCATGCTGGAGCTATTTATGCTTATGCAGCAGGAATAGGAAGTGTTAATCCAATATGGATGGTTACAGGAACAGATGATGAATGGGTAAATAAGGCATTAGATGTACTTATTAATAAACCAAAGTCTATTGATAGATATTTTAGTGCAGTTATATCAAAAAACGGCATAGAAAATGTACCGTATGTTCATTAA
- a CDS encoding oxaloacetate decarboxylase subunit alpha, which yields MAKVKITETILRDAHQSLIATRMKTENMLPVLEQLDAVGYHALEMWGGATFDASLRFLNEDPWERLRTIRKKVKNTNLQMLLRGQNILGYKHYADDVVIEFVKRSIANGIDVIRIFDALNDVRNLRVAVETTKKEGGHAQTAISYTISPVHTTETYVSLAKEMEEMGADSICIKDMSGLLTPYYAYELISAIKKAVKVPLELHSHTTSGLASMMYLKAIEAGVDIIDTAISPFSMGTSQPPTESIVATLKGTEYDTGISIEKLNKIAEHFRPLREKSLESGLLNPKVLGVNINTLIYQVPGGMLSNLVSQLKMQNALDKFEEVLKEVPRVREDLGYPPLVTPTSQIVGTQAVLNVITKERYKMIPKEVKAYVKGMYGKPTVKIKPEIIKKIIGDEEVITCRPADLIEPQLQNIRNEMKEYLEQEEDVLSYALFPQVAVEFFKYRQAKKYKIDSDYVDKVLKTYPV from the coding sequence ATGGCAAAGGTTAAAATAACAGAAACCATTTTAAGAGATGCACATCAATCATTAATTGCAACTAGAATGAAAACAGAAAATATGCTACCTGTGTTAGAGCAATTAGATGCAGTTGGATATCATGCTTTGGAAATGTGGGGAGGGGCAACATTTGATGCTTCTTTAAGATTTTTAAATGAAGACCCATGGGAAAGATTAAGAACTATTAGAAAAAAAGTTAAAAATACTAATTTACAAATGCTTTTAAGAGGTCAAAATATTTTAGGATACAAGCATTATGCAGATGATGTAGTGATAGAATTCGTAAAAAGATCTATTGCTAATGGAATAGATGTTATAAGAATATTCGATGCTTTAAATGATGTAAGAAATTTAAGAGTAGCTGTAGAAACAACAAAAAAAGAGGGAGGACATGCTCAAACAGCTATTTCATATACAATAAGTCCCGTGCATACAACAGAGACTTATGTAAGTTTGGCAAAAGAAATGGAAGAAATGGGAGCAGATTCTATTTGTATTAAAGATATGTCAGGTCTTTTGACTCCGTATTATGCATATGAACTTATATCAGCTATAAAAAAGGCAGTAAAAGTTCCTTTAGAGCTTCATTCTCATACTACTAGTGGTTTAGCTAGTATGATGTATCTAAAGGCTATTGAAGCAGGTGTTGATATTATTGATACGGCAATCTCACCATTTTCTATGGGAACTAGTCAACCACCTACTGAATCTATAGTTGCAACACTAAAAGGAACAGAGTATGATACAGGAATTTCAATTGAGAAACTAAATAAGATTGCAGAGCATTTTAGACCATTGAGAGAAAAAAGTCTAGAAAGTGGACTCCTTAATCCGAAAGTATTAGGGGTTAATATTAATACGCTGATTTATCAAGTACCAGGAGGGATGCTTTCCAACCTTGTTTCTCAGCTTAAAATGCAAAATGCTTTAGATAAATTTGAAGAGGTGCTAAAAGAGGTACCAAGAGTAAGAGAAGACTTAGGATATCCCCCACTTGTAACGCCTACAAGTCAAATCGTAGGAACGCAAGCAGTGTTAAATGTAATTACTAAAGAAAGATACAAGATGATTCCAAAGGAAGTAAAGGCTTATGTAAAGGGAATGTATGGAAAGCCTACTGTAAAAATAAAGCCTGAAATAATTAAAAAAATTATTGGAGATGAAGAAGTGATCACTTGTAGACCTGCAGATTTAATCGAGCCTCAGCTACAAAATATTAGAAATGAAATGAAAGAATATCTAGAACAGGAAGAAGATGTACTATCTTATGCATTATTTCCACAAGTAGCTGTAGAATTTTTCAAGTATAGACAGGCGAAAAAGTATAAAATAGATAGCGATTATGTTGATAAAGTATTAAAGACATATCCAGTATAA
- a CDS encoding pyridoxal phosphate-dependent aminotransferase yields MNFELSRKNKEISPSLTLAITAKAKKMKADGIDVVSFGAGEPDFNTPEHIRAAAIDTMAKGLTGYTAASGLPNLKMAICDKLKNDNNLDYSSENIVVSNGAKHSLFNALQAICNPGDEVIISVPYWVSYPELVKLADAKPVFVETSEEEGFKYTKESLLRVINKNTKAIILNSPNNPTGTVYTENELKEIAEIAVKHNIFIISDEIYEKLIYDGKHKSIASLGDDIKKLTIVINGMSKAYAMTGWRIGYLAADKEIISIINNIQSHATSNPNTIAQYASIAALKGDQKPIYKMIEAFVERRNYMVEKINSIDGLSCRMPEGAFYVMVNISKIIGKTFNGFTINSSMDFAEYLLENVNVAVIPGIAFGADNYIRLSYATSLENIQEGLKRIEKAIQ; encoded by the coding sequence ATGAATTTTGAATTATCAAGAAAAAATAAAGAAATATCTCCATCTCTTACACTTGCTATCACAGCAAAAGCAAAAAAAATGAAAGCAGATGGTATAGATGTAGTAAGCTTTGGAGCTGGAGAGCCTGATTTTAATACACCAGAGCATATCAGAGCTGCTGCTATTGATACGATGGCAAAGGGGCTTACAGGATATACTGCGGCATCGGGACTTCCTAATTTAAAAATGGCGATTTGTGATAAATTAAAAAATGATAATAATTTAGATTATAGTTCTGAAAATATTGTTGTTTCTAATGGAGCTAAGCATTCACTATTTAATGCATTGCAAGCAATATGTAATCCAGGGGACGAGGTGATTATTTCTGTTCCGTATTGGGTAAGCTATCCAGAGCTTGTAAAGCTTGCAGATGCCAAACCGGTTTTTGTTGAAACTTCAGAAGAAGAAGGCTTCAAATATACAAAAGAAAGCTTATTAAGAGTGATCAATAAAAATACAAAGGCGATTATTTTAAACAGTCCAAATAATCCAACAGGTACAGTTTATACAGAAAATGAATTAAAAGAAATTGCCGAAATTGCAGTAAAGCACAATATTTTCATTATTTCTGATGAAATTTACGAAAAATTAATATATGATGGAAAACATAAAAGTATTGCTTCTTTAGGTGATGATATAAAAAAATTAACTATTGTGATTAATGGTATGTCAAAGGCGTATGCTATGACTGGATGGAGAATAGGATATTTAGCAGCAGACAAAGAAATTATTAGCATTATTAATAATATTCAAAGTCATGCTACCTCTAATCCTAATACTATTGCACAGTATGCGAGTATAGCTGCTTTAAAGGGAGATCAAAAACCAATATATAAAATGATAGAAGCATTTGTAGAAAGAAGAAATTATATGGTTGAAAAGATCAATAGTATTGATGGATTATCTTGTAGAATGCCAGAAGGAGCATTTTATGTAATGGTAAATATATCAAAAATTATAGGAAAGACCTTTAATGGATTTACTATTAATAGTTCAATGGATTTTGCAGAGTATTTACTAGAGAATGTAAACGTAGCAGTAATTCCAGGGATCGCTTTTGGTGCAGATAATTATATTAGATTATCCTATGCTACTTCTCTTGAAAATATTCAAGAAGGATTAAAAAGAATAGAAAAAGCTATTCAATAA
- a CDS encoding TAXI family TRAP transporter solute-binding subunit: protein MRKRKILSLLLAFVLVVAVFAGCGQKTETSTNEKPSKQFVTIVTGSTGGTYYPVGTIFSSLWNEKLGDRGVVASVQSSGGSVENLNMLKAGEAQLGIAMANLTLFAYKGEGKFKDNQFDKVRFVTALWPDVTQLVVTEDSGIDSLSDLKGKRFNVGGAGSGTEYSCKLMFEHVGGLTFDDVNTEHLGYFEASSAMQNGQLDGMNAEGGLPTSAVSEIFASKTPVKMLEFSDEDYKKLHDVAPYYGQFTVPSGLYSKLDKDIKTVGIKSTLIASADLDEDLVYELVKSIYENYDEISDAHKALEFVRLEEAIKGLPPVPLHPGAVKYYKEKGIEIPEELLP from the coding sequence ATGAGAAAGAGAAAAATATTGAGCTTATTATTAGCATTTGTATTGGTAGTTGCAGTTTTTGCAGGATGTGGACAAAAAACAGAAACTAGCACAAATGAGAAACCATCAAAGCAGTTTGTAACAATTGTAACAGGTTCAACAGGTGGTACTTATTATCCTGTAGGAACAATTTTTTCTTCATTGTGGAATGAAAAACTAGGAGATAGGGGTGTTGTAGCTTCTGTTCAATCTTCAGGAGGATCTGTAGAAAACTTAAATATGTTAAAGGCAGGGGAGGCGCAGCTTGGAATTGCAATGGCGAATTTAACTTTATTTGCATACAAAGGAGAAGGAAAATTTAAGGATAATCAATTTGATAAGGTTCGATTTGTTACAGCACTATGGCCTGATGTTACACAATTGGTTGTGACAGAAGACTCAGGAATTGATTCTTTGAGTGATTTGAAAGGAAAAAGGTTCAATGTTGGTGGTGCAGGGTCTGGAACAGAATATAGCTGCAAGCTTATGTTTGAGCATGTAGGAGGGCTTACATTTGATGATGTAAATACAGAGCATTTAGGATATTTTGAAGCTTCAAGTGCTATGCAAAACGGGCAGTTAGATGGCATGAATGCAGAAGGAGGATTGCCTACTTCAGCAGTTTCAGAAATATTTGCAAGCAAGACACCGGTAAAAATGTTAGAATTTAGCGATGAAGATTATAAAAAACTTCATGATGTAGCGCCATACTATGGTCAATTTACAGTACCTTCTGGATTGTATTCAAAGCTTGATAAGGATATAAAAACAGTAGGGATTAAGTCTACACTTATTGCTAGTGCAGATTTAGATGAAGATTTAGTTTATGAATTAGTAAAATCTATATATGAAAATTATGATGAAATATCAGATGCACATAAAGCACTAGAGTTTGTAAGATTAGAAGAAGCTATAAAAGGATTACCTCCAGTTCCCCTTCATCCAGGAGCAGTAAAATATTATAAAGAAAAAGGAATAGAAATTCCTGAAGAATTATTGCCATAA
- a CDS encoding amidohydrolase produces MDKKQLKEKVCQVIDKNKEKIIRLGESIYNHPELGYKEVYATNFISEELEKLGLTVEKNIAVTGCRARLNAENEGPRVAVLGEMDAVICKEHIDADPETGAVHACGHNIQVASMFGVAVGLTLSGALEKLGGKVDFLAVPAEEYVELEYRSKLKEKGKIKYFGGKQELIYRGYFDDVDIAMMMHVLNLGDKKVLIGGKGNGFVGKNVQFIGKESHAGGAPEKGINALNAAMLAINNIHAQRETFPESERIRVHPIMTKGGDIVNVIPADVRMEMYVRGRTIQGILDANKKVNRSLKAGAMAIGAKVKINEIPGYLPLLNHDELDNIFKLNILDFVKKEEIIEDGDFTGSFDFGDVSHLMPSLHPFIGGIKGELHTRNFKNEDHELCYIVPAKSMAMTIIDLLWDEGKVAKKMIKDFTPKMTKEEYVGFLEKISGVITE; encoded by the coding sequence ATGGATAAAAAACAATTAAAAGAAAAAGTTTGTCAAGTAATCGATAAAAACAAGGAAAAAATTATTCGTTTAGGAGAGTCTATTTATAACCATCCAGAGTTAGGATATAAGGAAGTATATGCTACAAATTTTATCAGTGAAGAGTTAGAAAAGTTAGGATTAACTGTAGAGAAAAATATTGCTGTTACAGGATGTAGAGCTAGGTTAAATGCTGAGAATGAAGGACCAAGAGTAGCTGTTTTAGGAGAAATGGATGCTGTTATATGTAAAGAACATATTGATGCTGATCCTGAAACAGGAGCAGTTCATGCATGTGGGCATAATATACAAGTAGCCTCTATGTTTGGTGTAGCAGTAGGGCTAACCCTTTCAGGAGCTTTAGAAAAATTAGGTGGGAAAGTAGATTTTTTAGCAGTACCTGCTGAGGAATATGTTGAGCTTGAATATAGAAGTAAATTAAAGGAAAAGGGAAAAATAAAATATTTTGGTGGAAAGCAGGAACTCATTTACAGAGGTTATTTTGATGATGTAGATATTGCTATGATGATGCATGTATTAAATTTAGGGGATAAAAAGGTATTAATAGGTGGAAAAGGAAATGGGTTTGTTGGAAAGAATGTTCAATTTATTGGAAAAGAGTCACATGCTGGAGGTGCACCAGAAAAAGGTATAAATGCTTTAAATGCTGCTATGCTAGCTATTAATAATATTCATGCACAACGAGAGACTTTTCCAGAAAGTGAAAGAATTAGAGTTCATCCAATTATGACAAAGGGTGGAGATATTGTGAATGTTATTCCTGCTGATGTACGTATGGAAATGTATGTAAGAGGTAGAACTATTCAAGGGATTCTTGATGCAAATAAAAAAGTAAATCGCTCATTAAAGGCAGGGGCTATGGCTATTGGTGCAAAGGTTAAGATTAATGAAATACCAGGGTATTTACCTCTTTTAAATCATGATGAATTAGATAATATTTTTAAATTAAATATATTAGATTTTGTAAAAAAAGAAGAAATTATAGAAGATGGAGATTTTACAGGTTCATTTGATTTTGGAGATGTATCTCATTTGATGCCATCTTTACATCCGTTTATAGGTGGAATTAAAGGAGAGCTTCATACTCGGAATTTTAAAAATGAAGACCATGAGCTATGTTATATAGTACCTGCAAAATCAATGGCAATGACAATTATTGATCTATTGTGGGATGAAGGTAAAGTGGCAAAGAAAATGATAAAAGATTTCACGCCAAAGATGACAAAGGAGGAATATGTAGGTTTTTTAGAGAAAATATCTGGTGTAATTACTGAATAA
- a CDS encoding Lrp/AsnC family transcriptional regulator → MDSTDLKILEILQKNCRISMKNLGKIVGLTSPAVSERVKRLEENGIITGYKATVNPKKLNKNIQAFIDISMDRDHYKKFLDYAHHKNSIIECHHVTGGDCMTLKVMVESMEELENLIDSIKKMGNTNTSIILSSPIENKIIL, encoded by the coding sequence ATGGATTCTACTGATTTGAAAATTCTAGAAATATTACAGAAAAATTGTCGAATTTCTATGAAGAATTTAGGAAAAATAGTAGGCTTAACCTCACCTGCAGTATCTGAAAGAGTCAAAAGATTAGAAGAAAATGGTATTATTACAGGCTACAAAGCCACTGTTAATCCAAAAAAACTTAATAAAAATATACAAGCATTCATTGACATTTCCATGGACAGGGATCATTATAAAAAATTTTTAGATTACGCACATCATAAAAACAGCATAATAGAATGTCATCATGTAACAGGTGGAGATTGCATGACATTAAAAGTAATGGTAGAAAGTATGGAAGAGTTAGAAAATTTAATTGATTCCATAAAAAAAATGGGCAATACAAATACCTCTATTATTTTATCGTCTCCTATTGAAAATAAAATTATTCTCTAA
- a CDS encoding PqqD family protein translates to MGRKIKKNDNYLELVPSKNKNQKWKINDDGFVQLIIPREGFLDKIVRFFFKTPKVMRIDLDAHGSCVWKAIDGNRNIEQIGEIIKREFGEEAEPLYERLGTYINILRNNKFITLEKVSE, encoded by the coding sequence ATGGGTAGAAAAATAAAGAAGAATGATAATTATTTAGAGCTAGTTCCTTCTAAAAATAAAAATCAGAAATGGAAAATAAATGATGATGGCTTTGTTCAACTGATTATCCCACGAGAAGGATTTTTAGATAAAATTGTAAGGTTTTTCTTTAAAACACCTAAAGTCATGCGAATAGATTTAGATGCTCATGGTAGCTGTGTATGGAAAGCTATTGATGGCAATAGGAATATTGAACAAATCGGTGAAATTATAAAAAGAGAGTTTGGTGAAGAGGCTGAGCCTCTTTATGAAAGACTTGGGACTTATATAAATATTTTAAGAAATAATAAGTTTATAACATTAGAGAAGGTAAGTGAATAG